Proteins encoded in a region of the Bactrocera tryoni isolate S06 chromosome 4, CSIRO_BtryS06_freeze2, whole genome shotgun sequence genome:
- the LOC120773767 gene encoding calpain-D isoform X2, producing the protein MGTIASVLQWKCEICNSIDPQKCINCGTMQRILSTSANISEDKKCMQNSRILFSNKEKDLCNAEGSETLPASRDLDPSTNSSSEEDEIITKSEHKRVYKSMLRGCLRRPQRNNKNLPSNCIDCEDTRKYVKTSIELYHHFSNPSLNRRWVCNNCETENSSVTWHCIICDTVSYLAPIYKDTILNRGYSYHKQGSTKHPIAKDNKKNKVFKRPYCLRKTQSLTTDQSVSCRSCHICFVNNCKDIFNLPDTFMLKSDKKTSDTLGGKSIQTTSADNCTLEPKGNFTITTLSKGNNVDQEKSNFILPSSSVLIAVNDWVPQTTNSLLKDQKRIPVNNIEKSIDFTEPTRVFRNEHLQSGYANFKDDRRQESQPIYENNTNRTININDENVNAKENNQPIYAIVNKSKKIKKQNISADDAVEQDFLPNSTSHIAEKLDNLPKIYSKTKCKGALNTCTDLAVKMISNDNVPQSDYADIDTVNISANSITSDPKMDINAEHSIYAKVWKGPRKTSESKILNASSNRCGLHDDNNMLNNTRRTWTCSKCSYAYNRIWTDSCEICESVRSQPTIEQPSLITVTKSEHSITHPDRLDGQWTCKKCTLVNDPSSIACAVCGGSKLRSICSIEDMTLRKGEFWTCSKCTLKNNLSTGVCIACKSVRSLPIEPKRLQLNEVNTEETISSNSLNCNSPFGQPLMIKTVNLQPSQAKVSRSPSPRQTRSSSGAIPKRHSTGGSILTRNTSSTMTSVSPTATSNESNSQHAISVSSGHNTVSSKIWQCPACTYENCSASVVCDMCSSPRGLACNLTEVALPLCGKITMDIRQESKLMENLRQNEEKEALNKWKNIIQYCSDNNELFVDDSFPPAPKSLYYNPTNSIPDGNPVVQWRRPHEISCEGGVFPPWAVFRTPLPSDICQGVLGNCWLLSALAVLAEREDLVREVLVTKEICLQGAYQVRLCKDGKWITVLVDDLLPCDKRGHLVYSQAKRKQLWVPLIEKAVAKIHGCYEALVSGRAIEGLATLTGAPCESIPLQASSLPMPSEDELDKDLIWAQLLSSRCVRFLMGASCGGGNMKVDEDEYQRKGLRPRHAYSVLDVRDIQGHRLLKLRNPWGHYSWRGDWSDDSELWTEDLREVLMPHGASEGVFWISFEDVLNYFDCIDICKVRSGWNEVRLQDTLKPLCSISCVLLTVLEPTEAEFTLFQEGQRNSEKSQRSQLDLCVVIFRTRSPVSPEIGRLVEHSKRQVRGFVGCHKMLERDIYLLVCLAFNHWHTGIEEPHQYPQCILAIHSSKRLLVEQITPSPHLLADAIISLTLTKGQRHEGREGMTAYYLTKGWAGLVVMVENRHENKWIHVKCDCQESYNVVSTRGELKTVDSVPPLQRQVIIVLTQLEGSGGFSIAHRLTHRLANSRGLHDWGPPGATHCPPIENVHGLHAPRLIT; encoded by the exons ATGGGCACTATAGCTTCTGTTTTACAATGgaaatgtgaaatttgtaaTAGTATCGACCctcaaaaatgtataaactGTGGTACAATGCAAAGAATTTTGTCGACAAGTGCAAATATATCAGAAGACAAGAAGTGTATGCAAAATAGTCGAATCTTGTTTTCAAACAAAGAGAAAGATTTGTGTAATGCTGAAGGGTCTGAAACTCTTCCTGCCTCAAGGGATCTTGATCCATCTACTAATAGCTCATCGGAAGAGGATGAAATCATAACCAA AAGTGAGCATAAGAGGGTTTATAAATCTATGCTTAGAGGTTGTCTACGAAGGCCACAacgcaacaataaaaatttgccaTCAAATTGTATAGACTGTGAAGATACACGGAAGTACGTTAAAACCTCCATCGAGTTATATCATCACTTTTCGAATCCATCGTTGAACCGACGATGGGTTTGTAATAACTGTGAAACTGAAAATAGTTCCGTTACGTGGCACTGCATTATTTGCGACACGGTCAGCTATTTGGCGCCTATATATAAAGATACCATTTTGAATCGTGGTTACAGCTATCATAAACAAGGCAGCACAAAGCACCCAATAGCGAAAGATAATAAAAAGAACAAGGTTTTCAAACGTCCTTATTGCTTACGTAAAACTCAGAGTCTTAcaacagaccaatcagtctctTGTCGCAGTTGTCATATTTGCTTCGTAAATAATTGCAAAGACATTTTTAACCTTCCAGACACGTTTATGCTAAAAAGCGATAAAAAGACAAGCGATACACTCG GAGGAAAAAGTATTCAAACCACATCCGCCGATAATTGCACTCTCGAGCCAAAAGGCAATTTTACGATAACAACACTTTCTAAAGGCAATAATGTCGATCAAGAAAAAAGTAACTTCATTTTACCAAGTTCTAGTGTTTTAATAGCGGTCAATGATTGGGTCCCACAAACAACAAATTCCTTGCTAAAGGATCAAAAACGAATTCCAGTAAACAATATAGAAAAATCTATTGACTTTACCGAACCTACTAGGGTCTTCAGAAATGAACATCTACAAAGTGGCTATGCAAACTTCAAAGATGATAGAAGGCAGGAATCACAACCAATTTATGAAAACAACACAAACCGAACAATAAATATTAACGATGAAAATGTGAATGCGAAGGAAAATAATCAACCGATTTATGCTATagtcaataaaagtaaaaaaataaagaaacaaaacaTTTCAGCTGACGATGCAGTGGAGCAAGATTTTTTACCCAATTCAACCAGCCATATAGCAGAGAAACTTGATAATCTACCGAAAATCTACAGCAAAACCAAATGTAAAGGTGCCCTTAATACTTGCACAGATTTGGCGGTAAAAATGATTTCCAATGATAATGTTCCGCAAAGCGATTATGCAGACATCGATACAGTTAACATTAGCGCTAACTCGATAACTTCAGATCCGAAAATGGATATTAATGCTGAGCACTCAATATATGCAAAGGTGTGGAAAGGCCCTCGGAAAACCAGTGAATCAAAAAT ATTAAATGCATCTTCGAATCGATGTGGACTGCATGATGACAATAATATGCTCAATAACACAAGGAGAACGTGGACATGCTCAAAGTGTTCCTATGCATACAATCGTATTTGGACAGATAGTTGTGAAATTTGCGAATCTGTTCGTAGTCAACCAACTATAGAACAGCCTAGTTTAATAACAGTAACGAAGTCTGAACACTCAATAACACATCCTG ATCGGCTTGACGGCCAGTGGACATGCAAAAAATGTACATTAGTTAACGATCCATCATCAATCGCTTGCGCAGTATGTGGAGGTTCGAAGTTACGAAGTATTTGCTCAATTGAGGATATGACCTTGCGTAAAGGTGAATTTTGGACTTGCAGTAAATGTACCCTAAAAAACAATCTATCTACCGGAGTATGTATCGCATGTAAATCAGTACGATCACTACCCATTGAACCCAAGAGACTACAGTTAAATGAAGTCAATACCGAAG AAACAATTTCTTCCAACTCGTTGAATTGCAACTCACCTTTTGGACAACCCCTTATGATTAAGACGGTAAATTTACAACCAAGTCAGGCAAAGGTGTCGAGGAGCCCATCACCTCGACAAACGCGGAGTTCATCAGGTGCCATTCCTAAGAGACACAGTACGGGTGGCAGTATATTAACTCGAAACACAAGTTCTACTATGACTTCCGTTTcaccaacagcaacatcaaATGAGAGTAACAGTCAGCATGCGATCAGTGTTAGTAGTGGTCATAATACTGTATCATCCAAAATATGGCAGTGCCCAGCGTGCACTTATGAAAACTGCTCAGCTTCTGTGGTTTGCGACATGTGTTCTAGTCCCCGAGGCTTAGCTTGCAACTTAACCGAAGTGGCATTACCACTGTGTGGAAAGATTACAATGGATATTCGGCAAGAAAGTAAACTTATGGAAAATCTGCGACAAAATGAAGAAAAGGAGGCCCTAAATAAATGGAAGAATATTATTCAGTACTGTAGTGATAACAACGAACTTTTTGTCGACGATTCATTTCCTCCGGCGCCAAAGAGTTTATATTACAATCCAACCAATAGCATTCCTGATGGCAATCCAGTTGTACAATGGAGACGTCCTCATGAGATAAGTTGTGAAGGCGGCGTTTTTCCTCCATGGGCAGTTTTTAGAACCCCACTTCCGTCTGACATATGTCAAGGTGTATTGGGAAATTGTTGGTTGCTCAGTGCCCTTGCTGTTTTAGCAGAACGCGAAGACCTCGTTCGAGAAGTGTTGGTGACGAAAGAAATATGTTTACAGGGCGCCTATCAAGTGCGCCTATGTAAAGACGGAAAATGGATAACAGTATTGGTTGACGATTTGTTACCTTGCGACAAACGCGGACACCTCGTTTATTCCCAAGCCAAAAGAAAACAACTTTGGGTTCCTTTAATTGAAAAGGCGGTAGCAAAAATTCATGGTTGTTATGAAGCTCTGGTTTCTGGACGTGCGATTGAAGGTTTAGCTACCCTGACGGGAGCACCCTGTGAAAGCATTCCGTTGCAAGCAAGTTCGCTTCCAATGCCCAGTGAAGATGAATTAGATAAAGATTTAATCTGGGCGCAATTACTAAGTTCGCGTTGTGTACGCTTTTTAATGGGTGCTAGTTGTGGTGGAGGCAATATGAAGGTGGATGAAGACGAATACCAACGAAAAGGTCTTAGGCCTCGTCATGCGTACTCCGTGCTAGATGTTAGAGATATTCAAGGCCACCGTTTATTAAAGCTCCGTAATCCATGGGGGCATTACTCCTGGCGTGGAGATTGGTCCGACGACTCTGAACTTTGGACCGAGGACTTAAGAGAAGTTTTAATGCCGCACGGGGCATCAGAAGGTGTTTTCTGGATTTCTTTTGAGgatgtattaaattatttcgaTTGCATTGATATTTGCAAAGTACGCTCTGGCTGGAATGAAGTCCGTTTGCAG GATACGTTAAAACCGTTATGTTCCATTTCATGTGTTCTGCTCACGGTGTTGGAGCCAACGGAAGCCGAATTTACACTTTTCCAAGAGGGACAACGGAACTCAGAAAAATCTCAGCGTTCGCAGCTAGATTTATGTGTTGTGATATTCCGAACTCGTTCGCCAGTTTCACCAGAGATTGGGCGACTGGTGGAGCATAGTAAACGGCAG GTGCGCGGATTTGTGGGCTGTCATAAAATGCTAGAACGTGATATATACTTACTAGTTTGTCTTGCATTTAATCATTGGCATACTGGAATCGAAGAACCTCATCAATATCCTCAGTGTATTTTAGCCATACACAGTTCTAAACGTCTACTTGTAGAGCAAATTACGCCTTCGCCACATTTGCTAGCTGATGCAATAATAAGTCTAACTTTAACAAAAGGTCAGCGCCACGAAGGAAGAGAAGGAATGACTGCTTACTATTTAACAAAG GGATGGGCAGGGCTTGTTGTAATGGTTGAAAATCGTCACGAAAATAAATGGATACATGTTAAATGTGACTGCCAAGAAAGCTACAACGTTGTATCCACAAGAGGTGAATTAAAAACGGTGGACTCGGTACCGCCTTTGCAAAg GCAAGTTATTATCGTTCTAACCCAACTAGAAGGTAGCGGTGGTTTTAGTATTGCCCATCGCCTAACCCATCGTCTTGCAAATTCCAGGGGACTTCATGACTGGGGACCTCCAGGCGCAACGCACTGCCCACCAATAGAAAATGTTCATGGATTGCATGCACCTCGTTTGATTACTTAA
- the LOC120773767 gene encoding calpain-D isoform X1 — translation MGTIASVLQWKCEICNSIDPQKCINCGTMQRILSTSANISEDKKCMQNSRILFSNKEKDLCNAEGSETLPASRDLDPSTNSSSEEDEIITKSEHKRVYKSMLRGCLRRPQRNNKNLPSNCIDCEDTRKYVKTSIELYHHFSNPSLNRRWVCNNCETENSSVTWHCIICDTVSYLAPIYKDTILNRGYSYHKQGSTKHPIAKDNKKNKVFKRPYCLRKTQSLTTDQSVSCRSCHICFVNNCKDIFNLPDTFMLKSDKKTSDTLGGKSIQTTSADNCTLEPKGNFTITTLSKGNNVDQEKSNFILPSSSVLIAVNDWVPQTTNSLLKDQKRIPVNNIEKSIDFTEPTRVFRNEHLQSGYANFKDDRRQESQPIYENNTNRTININDENVNAKENNQPIYAIVNKSKKIKKQNISADDAVEQDFLPNSTSHIAEKLDNLPKIYSKTKCKGALNTCTDLAVKMISNDNVPQSDYADIDTVNISANSITSDPKMDINAEHSIYAKVWKGPRKTSESKILNASSNRCGLHDDNNMLNNTRRTWTCSKCSYAYNRIWTDSCEICESVRSQPTIEQPSLITVTKSEHSITHPVDRLDGQWTCKKCTLVNDPSSIACAVCGGSKLRSICSIEDMTLRKGEFWTCSKCTLKNNLSTGVCIACKSVRSLPIEPKRLQLNEVNTEETISSNSLNCNSPFGQPLMIKTVNLQPSQAKVSRSPSPRQTRSSSGAIPKRHSTGGSILTRNTSSTMTSVSPTATSNESNSQHAISVSSGHNTVSSKIWQCPACTYENCSASVVCDMCSSPRGLACNLTEVALPLCGKITMDIRQESKLMENLRQNEEKEALNKWKNIIQYCSDNNELFVDDSFPPAPKSLYYNPTNSIPDGNPVVQWRRPHEISCEGGVFPPWAVFRTPLPSDICQGVLGNCWLLSALAVLAEREDLVREVLVTKEICLQGAYQVRLCKDGKWITVLVDDLLPCDKRGHLVYSQAKRKQLWVPLIEKAVAKIHGCYEALVSGRAIEGLATLTGAPCESIPLQASSLPMPSEDELDKDLIWAQLLSSRCVRFLMGASCGGGNMKVDEDEYQRKGLRPRHAYSVLDVRDIQGHRLLKLRNPWGHYSWRGDWSDDSELWTEDLREVLMPHGASEGVFWISFEDVLNYFDCIDICKVRSGWNEVRLQDTLKPLCSISCVLLTVLEPTEAEFTLFQEGQRNSEKSQRSQLDLCVVIFRTRSPVSPEIGRLVEHSKRQVRGFVGCHKMLERDIYLLVCLAFNHWHTGIEEPHQYPQCILAIHSSKRLLVEQITPSPHLLADAIISLTLTKGQRHEGREGMTAYYLTKGWAGLVVMVENRHENKWIHVKCDCQESYNVVSTRGELKTVDSVPPLQRQVIIVLTQLEGSGGFSIAHRLTHRLANSRGLHDWGPPGATHCPPIENVHGLHAPRLIT, via the exons ATGGGCACTATAGCTTCTGTTTTACAATGgaaatgtgaaatttgtaaTAGTATCGACCctcaaaaatgtataaactGTGGTACAATGCAAAGAATTTTGTCGACAAGTGCAAATATATCAGAAGACAAGAAGTGTATGCAAAATAGTCGAATCTTGTTTTCAAACAAAGAGAAAGATTTGTGTAATGCTGAAGGGTCTGAAACTCTTCCTGCCTCAAGGGATCTTGATCCATCTACTAATAGCTCATCGGAAGAGGATGAAATCATAACCAA AAGTGAGCATAAGAGGGTTTATAAATCTATGCTTAGAGGTTGTCTACGAAGGCCACAacgcaacaataaaaatttgccaTCAAATTGTATAGACTGTGAAGATACACGGAAGTACGTTAAAACCTCCATCGAGTTATATCATCACTTTTCGAATCCATCGTTGAACCGACGATGGGTTTGTAATAACTGTGAAACTGAAAATAGTTCCGTTACGTGGCACTGCATTATTTGCGACACGGTCAGCTATTTGGCGCCTATATATAAAGATACCATTTTGAATCGTGGTTACAGCTATCATAAACAAGGCAGCACAAAGCACCCAATAGCGAAAGATAATAAAAAGAACAAGGTTTTCAAACGTCCTTATTGCTTACGTAAAACTCAGAGTCTTAcaacagaccaatcagtctctTGTCGCAGTTGTCATATTTGCTTCGTAAATAATTGCAAAGACATTTTTAACCTTCCAGACACGTTTATGCTAAAAAGCGATAAAAAGACAAGCGATACACTCG GAGGAAAAAGTATTCAAACCACATCCGCCGATAATTGCACTCTCGAGCCAAAAGGCAATTTTACGATAACAACACTTTCTAAAGGCAATAATGTCGATCAAGAAAAAAGTAACTTCATTTTACCAAGTTCTAGTGTTTTAATAGCGGTCAATGATTGGGTCCCACAAACAACAAATTCCTTGCTAAAGGATCAAAAACGAATTCCAGTAAACAATATAGAAAAATCTATTGACTTTACCGAACCTACTAGGGTCTTCAGAAATGAACATCTACAAAGTGGCTATGCAAACTTCAAAGATGATAGAAGGCAGGAATCACAACCAATTTATGAAAACAACACAAACCGAACAATAAATATTAACGATGAAAATGTGAATGCGAAGGAAAATAATCAACCGATTTATGCTATagtcaataaaagtaaaaaaataaagaaacaaaacaTTTCAGCTGACGATGCAGTGGAGCAAGATTTTTTACCCAATTCAACCAGCCATATAGCAGAGAAACTTGATAATCTACCGAAAATCTACAGCAAAACCAAATGTAAAGGTGCCCTTAATACTTGCACAGATTTGGCGGTAAAAATGATTTCCAATGATAATGTTCCGCAAAGCGATTATGCAGACATCGATACAGTTAACATTAGCGCTAACTCGATAACTTCAGATCCGAAAATGGATATTAATGCTGAGCACTCAATATATGCAAAGGTGTGGAAAGGCCCTCGGAAAACCAGTGAATCAAAAAT ATTAAATGCATCTTCGAATCGATGTGGACTGCATGATGACAATAATATGCTCAATAACACAAGGAGAACGTGGACATGCTCAAAGTGTTCCTATGCATACAATCGTATTTGGACAGATAGTTGTGAAATTTGCGAATCTGTTCGTAGTCAACCAACTATAGAACAGCCTAGTTTAATAACAGTAACGAAGTCTGAACACTCAATAACACATCCTG taGATCGGCTTGACGGCCAGTGGACATGCAAAAAATGTACATTAGTTAACGATCCATCATCAATCGCTTGCGCAGTATGTGGAGGTTCGAAGTTACGAAGTATTTGCTCAATTGAGGATATGACCTTGCGTAAAGGTGAATTTTGGACTTGCAGTAAATGTACCCTAAAAAACAATCTATCTACCGGAGTATGTATCGCATGTAAATCAGTACGATCACTACCCATTGAACCCAAGAGACTACAGTTAAATGAAGTCAATACCGAAG AAACAATTTCTTCCAACTCGTTGAATTGCAACTCACCTTTTGGACAACCCCTTATGATTAAGACGGTAAATTTACAACCAAGTCAGGCAAAGGTGTCGAGGAGCCCATCACCTCGACAAACGCGGAGTTCATCAGGTGCCATTCCTAAGAGACACAGTACGGGTGGCAGTATATTAACTCGAAACACAAGTTCTACTATGACTTCCGTTTcaccaacagcaacatcaaATGAGAGTAACAGTCAGCATGCGATCAGTGTTAGTAGTGGTCATAATACTGTATCATCCAAAATATGGCAGTGCCCAGCGTGCACTTATGAAAACTGCTCAGCTTCTGTGGTTTGCGACATGTGTTCTAGTCCCCGAGGCTTAGCTTGCAACTTAACCGAAGTGGCATTACCACTGTGTGGAAAGATTACAATGGATATTCGGCAAGAAAGTAAACTTATGGAAAATCTGCGACAAAATGAAGAAAAGGAGGCCCTAAATAAATGGAAGAATATTATTCAGTACTGTAGTGATAACAACGAACTTTTTGTCGACGATTCATTTCCTCCGGCGCCAAAGAGTTTATATTACAATCCAACCAATAGCATTCCTGATGGCAATCCAGTTGTACAATGGAGACGTCCTCATGAGATAAGTTGTGAAGGCGGCGTTTTTCCTCCATGGGCAGTTTTTAGAACCCCACTTCCGTCTGACATATGTCAAGGTGTATTGGGAAATTGTTGGTTGCTCAGTGCCCTTGCTGTTTTAGCAGAACGCGAAGACCTCGTTCGAGAAGTGTTGGTGACGAAAGAAATATGTTTACAGGGCGCCTATCAAGTGCGCCTATGTAAAGACGGAAAATGGATAACAGTATTGGTTGACGATTTGTTACCTTGCGACAAACGCGGACACCTCGTTTATTCCCAAGCCAAAAGAAAACAACTTTGGGTTCCTTTAATTGAAAAGGCGGTAGCAAAAATTCATGGTTGTTATGAAGCTCTGGTTTCTGGACGTGCGATTGAAGGTTTAGCTACCCTGACGGGAGCACCCTGTGAAAGCATTCCGTTGCAAGCAAGTTCGCTTCCAATGCCCAGTGAAGATGAATTAGATAAAGATTTAATCTGGGCGCAATTACTAAGTTCGCGTTGTGTACGCTTTTTAATGGGTGCTAGTTGTGGTGGAGGCAATATGAAGGTGGATGAAGACGAATACCAACGAAAAGGTCTTAGGCCTCGTCATGCGTACTCCGTGCTAGATGTTAGAGATATTCAAGGCCACCGTTTATTAAAGCTCCGTAATCCATGGGGGCATTACTCCTGGCGTGGAGATTGGTCCGACGACTCTGAACTTTGGACCGAGGACTTAAGAGAAGTTTTAATGCCGCACGGGGCATCAGAAGGTGTTTTCTGGATTTCTTTTGAGgatgtattaaattatttcgaTTGCATTGATATTTGCAAAGTACGCTCTGGCTGGAATGAAGTCCGTTTGCAG GATACGTTAAAACCGTTATGTTCCATTTCATGTGTTCTGCTCACGGTGTTGGAGCCAACGGAAGCCGAATTTACACTTTTCCAAGAGGGACAACGGAACTCAGAAAAATCTCAGCGTTCGCAGCTAGATTTATGTGTTGTGATATTCCGAACTCGTTCGCCAGTTTCACCAGAGATTGGGCGACTGGTGGAGCATAGTAAACGGCAG GTGCGCGGATTTGTGGGCTGTCATAAAATGCTAGAACGTGATATATACTTACTAGTTTGTCTTGCATTTAATCATTGGCATACTGGAATCGAAGAACCTCATCAATATCCTCAGTGTATTTTAGCCATACACAGTTCTAAACGTCTACTTGTAGAGCAAATTACGCCTTCGCCACATTTGCTAGCTGATGCAATAATAAGTCTAACTTTAACAAAAGGTCAGCGCCACGAAGGAAGAGAAGGAATGACTGCTTACTATTTAACAAAG GGATGGGCAGGGCTTGTTGTAATGGTTGAAAATCGTCACGAAAATAAATGGATACATGTTAAATGTGACTGCCAAGAAAGCTACAACGTTGTATCCACAAGAGGTGAATTAAAAACGGTGGACTCGGTACCGCCTTTGCAAAg GCAAGTTATTATCGTTCTAACCCAACTAGAAGGTAGCGGTGGTTTTAGTATTGCCCATCGCCTAACCCATCGTCTTGCAAATTCCAGGGGACTTCATGACTGGGGACCTCCAGGCGCAACGCACTGCCCACCAATAGAAAATGTTCATGGATTGCATGCACCTCGTTTGATTACTTAA